The Psilocybe cubensis strain MGC-MH-2018 chromosome 7, whole genome shotgun sequence genome has a window encoding:
- a CDS encoding DNA-directed RNA polymerase II subunit rpb7: MFFIKELTHTILLHPSYFGPRMLSFLENKLYSDVEGTCSGQFGYIIAVVSVLDIGKGMVLSGSGQAEFITRYRAIVFKPFKGEVVDGVVNNVNKMLDRSRSLYLIKYTPLASFEVFAYSSPFQLILPDMKFDPNSNPPSFASEDQIIEKNTKIRLKIVGTRVDATEIFAIGTIKEDHLGVID, translated from the exons ATGTTTTTCATA AAAGAGCTAACACATACCATTCTTCTCCACCCATCATACTTTGGGCCACGAATGCTGAGCTTTCTAGAAAACAAGCTGTACTCAGATGTAGAAGGCACATGCTCAGGCCAGTTCGGATATATCATTGCTGTGGTCTCAGTTCTGGATATAGGGAAGGGTATGGTTCTCAGTGGGAGTGGGCAGGCAGAATTTATCACGAGATACCGAGCAATTGTCTTCAAACCTTTCAAAGGCGAAGTTGTCGATGGTGTCGTGAATAATGTCAACAAA ATGTTGGACCGCTCACGGTCTTTGTATCTCATCAAGTATACACCGTTGGCGTCCTTCGAGGTCTTTGCTTACAGCTCTCCTTTCCAGCTTATTCTTCCGGATATGAAATTTGATCCCAATTCAAATCCTCCTTCCTTTGCATCTGAGGATCAG ATCATTGAAAAGAACACAAAAATACGGCTAAAGATTGTTGGCACGCGTGTTGACGCGACGGAAATT TTTGCCATTGGAACGATAAAGGAGGATCATCTTGGGGTCATCGACTAA
- a CDS encoding Vacuolar protein sorting-associated protein 28-like protein 1 (Vacuolar protein sorting-associated protein 28 homolog 1) gives MKRYRMDHPAALHRLKVGVPATVEHSSEAGPETGKWIAKTTQDFITFMDGLKLRMRAKDQLHPLLQELVTGYARFKGSKDWEGRSRMVSWLITLNGMKASEVLTEDQARQLAFDVDHAYAEFFRSLGGEKSDVS, from the exons ATGAAGCGTTATCGC ATGGATCATCCAGCTGCCCTTCATAGACTGAAAGTTGGGGTACCTGCCACTGTCGAACACTCCAGTGAAGCAGGGCCCGAGACTGGTAAATGGATAGCGAAGACTACGCAA GATTTTATTACCTTTATGGATGGCCTGAAACTACGAATGCGGGCGAAAGATCAGTTACATCCACTTTTACAAGAGCTTGTGACTGGTTACGCTAGATTTAAAGGAAGCAAAGATTGGGAAGGGCGGAGTCGCATGGTCTCCTG GTTAATTACGCTGAACGGAATGAAAGCTTCTGAAGTCTTGACAGAAGACCAGGCTCGTCAG TTGGCCTTTGACGTGGATCATGCATATGCAGAATTCTTCCGCAGTTTAGGTGGAGAAAAAAGTGATGTATCATAG
- a CDS encoding Acyl-coenzyme A oxidase 2, protein MATLINGKGRYAGGPNSPLAVINVVPALRYRFRLVSISCDPDFTFSIDGHSLTIIEVDSVNVAPLVVDEINILAGQRYSFVLNANQPIGSYWIRANPNSGTKGFDNGINSGILRYLGARKEDPKTNSTVNNPLLETNLHPLVNPAAPGLPFPGGADVKIHLDIQFDFSAFKYTVNNVSYSPPAIPVLLQILSGKSRAQDLLNPGSMYGLPPNKVIEISMNSGSLASPHPMHLHGHKFSVIESADGTGFNFINPVRRDVVSIGSDPNRNVTIRFKTDNPGPWIFHCHVDWHLEAGLSVVFAEDIPTIAKSKHPMAWDKLCPAFDALPPQTFP, encoded by the exons ATGGCTACCCTTATTAATGGGAAGGGGCGCTATGCTGGCGGCCCAAACTCTCCTCTGGCCGTAATCAACGTCGTGCCTGCCTTGAGGTATCGCTTCCGACTGGTGTCTATTTCTTGCGACCCCGACTTCACATTCTCGATTGACGGGCACTCATTG ACCATCATCGAAGTCGATTCAGTTAATGTTGCTCCTCTTGTGGTCGATGAAATTAATATTTTGGCGGGCCAGCGTTACTCGTTTGTCCTAAATGCCAACCAACCTATCGGAAGTTATTGGATACGTGCCAATCCCAATAGCGGCACAAAAGGATTCGATAATGGAATCAACTCTGGGATTCTGAGATATCTTGGTGCTCGTAAGGAAGATCCAAAAACCAATAGCACTGTAAACAATCCTCTACTTGAAACCAATCTTCACCCATTAGTGAACCCTGCTGCTCCTGGGCTTCCATTCCCCGGCGGGGCGGATGTGAAGATTCACTTGGACATTCAATTTGACTTTTCCGCCTTTAAATACACTGTAAACAATGTGTCATATTCCCCCCCTGCCATACCAGTCTTGCTGCAGATTCTCAGCGGCAAGAGCCGCGCGCAGGACTTGCTCAATCCGGGTTCTATGTATGGCCTACCTCCCAACAAGGTCATAGAAATTTCGATGAACAGCGGGTCACTCGCGAGCCCG CACCCAATGCATCTCCATGGA CATAAATTTTCTGTCATTGAAAGCGCAGATGGCACAGGATTCAATTTCATAAACCCTGTCAGGCGCGACGTGGTTAGCATAGGATCAGATCCTAATAGAAATGTTACGATTCGGTTCAAGACGGATAACCCAGGACCATGGATATTTCATTG CCATGTCGACTGGCATCTCGAAGC TGGTCTCTCCGTTGTCTTTGCGGAAGATATTCCAACCATAGCGAAAAGCAAGCATCCAA TGGCATGGGACAAGCTCTGCCCGGCCTTTGACGCCCTTCCCCCACAAACCTTCCCATGA